From a region of the Sander lucioperca isolate FBNREF2018 chromosome 8, SLUC_FBN_1.2, whole genome shotgun sequence genome:
- the LOC116049825 gene encoding zinc finger protein 436, translated as MLDKTSDKDQQTEHCSDCGCILVQPNSDSSNTSAHPKQQRVHKAVSPPKCPSCQAGSSLPNGRRPIRLDPHSCSLCSKTFISSAHLALHLASHKERKFRCGTCGKHFHQASHLVAHKMIHSGDRPFKCPECGKTFGRASHLKTHRRLHTGEKPFKCTYCDKSFTQKAGLLAHVRLHTVEQPYKCEQCGEGFRSLSRLLSHKAEESSGQNKPVSAQAKPVSAQAKPVSAPALNQPKKTQSSPENLKCGVCCRTFVRSSYIRLHIRLNKGQRPYHCKVCNKTFARLDTFVNHCDKHLREKGDTSVVKEVKDKVVKPPLFVPLSRPPPPESLSTQPLSSEVNTRSRAKAKSKTEP; from the coding sequence ATGTTAGATAAAACCAGTGATAAAGACCAACAGACTGAGCACTGCTCAGACTGTGGATGCATCCTTGTACAGCCTAACTCTGATTCAAGCAACACTTCAGCCCATCCTAAACAGCAGCGTGTGCACAAAGCAGTCAGTCCTCCCAAATGTCCATCCTGCCAGGCAGGCAGCAGCCTTCCAAATGGGCGACGCCCCATCCGCCTGGACCCTCACAGCTGCAGCCTGTGCTCCAAAACCTTCATCTCCTCTGCCCACCTGGCCCTTCACCTCGCCTCTCACAAGGAGAGGAAGTTCAGATGTGGCACTTGTGGCAAGCACTTTCATCAGGCTTCCCACCTGGTGGCACATAAGATGATCCACAGCGGGGACAGGCCATTTAAATGCCCAGAGTGTGGCAAGACCTTTGGCCGCGCCTCGCATCTGAAGACCCACCGGCGGCTTCACACAGGCGAGAAGCCTTTTAAGTGCACCTACTGTGACAAGTCATTCACACAGAAGGCTGGGCTCCTGGCACACGTTCGTCTACACACAGTGGAGCAGCCATACAAGTGTGAGCAGTGTGGTGAGGGTTTTCGCTCTTTGTCACGCCTGCTCTCTCACAAGGCCGAGGAGTCGTCTGGGCAGAACAAACCAGTGTCGGCACAGGCAAAACCAGTGTCAGCACAGGCAAAACCAGTGTCAGCACCAGCACTCAACCAACCCAAGAAGACACAGAGTAGCCCTGAGAATCTGAAGTGTGGTGTCTGCTGTCGCACCTTTGTACGATCATCATACATCAGACTGCACATACGCCTCAACAAAGGACAGCGGCCTTATCACTGCAAAGTGTGCAACAAGACCTTTGCCAGGCTGGATACGTTTGTGAACCACTGTGATAAACACTTACGAGAGAAAGGGGATACAAGTGTGGTAAAGGAGGTAAAAGACAAAGTTGTTAAACCTCCCTTGTTTGTCCCACTCTCCAGGCCTCCTCCTCCTGAATCCTTATCCACTCAGCCTTTATCCTCAGAGGTCAACACACGCTCCAGAGCAAAAGCAAAGAGTAAAACAGAGCCATGA